ATGAGATATTCTTATGAAAATGTTGTCAAGTTATTACTCCCAGTATTatacttcttttttcattatgaGTATGTCACCCGAAAACAGTAATATGCAAACCAGATGCAATATATAGATACATTGTATGGGAATACCAACTTTATGGAAATTTTATGCACATATTCCATGAAGTATAGTAGGGTAGTAAATCAAATCATTCATCTTTATAACGTAGTTGAGAGTTTCTACAAAGTATGGTTTAATATCCTGAAAcctaaaaactaacaaaaaaattgtttcatgtctattttatttatttatttagtcgcGGCGTCctctacaaattaaataaaataaaatatgaatacacatattttgttcaaaatgttttttttcctccatttgttttttttatgctccAACCAATGTAATgacataaaagagaaaaaaataaataaaaaaaaaaaaaaataaagatcacaaacttttttttttttttttttggttctcatGAGGCTATTTTAGAGACTCGGACTCGACCTGAAATGACTCCAGACTCCAGACTCCAGAAAATGACTTGTACATATTTTAGATCACATAACAAGCGCTCGgggtcatttaaatatattatattatatatatatatttagctctATAGAGGCTACTCTAGTATTGTTTATCTAAAGCTAAACGCGCAAGCCCTTTCAGCTCCGTGCGCTTTCTCTCTCTCGGGACGCGGCCCAGTGCGGATGACGCGGTTATTTTAACATCACCAGAAACACGGAGAGCTGCAAAATTACAGATTTCTTTCACTAAAACACGGCAGAAAAAAACTATGCTGAATTTAATTTGATTGAATACCCCTGACttcaaaaataaagaatttatttGTATggatttgtaatatattttcttatgtgTCATGGTAGATAGGacttttattaaagaatttgatTACAGAAAAACTGTTTTGAAAGTGATAATGGATTAAAGCATATAACAGGCTGTATGTAGCCTACATTAACCTTACATCTTAGCActtctttaaataatatataatatattttgtctaTAGCCTATAAAACAGTTTTGTATGACGATTTCTATACATGAGGATTCTGAATTGGATTTTTTTTGGCAAGCTATTAAAGCACTTGAGACTTGACTCTGACTCATGACCAAAGACTCAAGACTTGACTCAGACTCTAACTTAATGACTCGTAAACACCTctgttattatataaaatattatatttgtattatattatttaataatgatttttcttagttgtaattttttttttatttcttgccCAGGAAGAAATGTTGGCTGCTACCCGAAGACTTCCAAAGTTTTTGCTAATATTCAGTTTAGTACTGAACTGCTCTATAGGTGCTGACACTGGCTGCGATGACTGGACTCTTAATGGAAGTGATGTCTGCTGCAAGAAATGCAAGCCAGGTACAGAGACATTACCTGACTGCAATGTACTGTTATGTAACCTAACAAGATATATGCAACATTTATGAAGGTACGATTTCACGATTTACCACTTTCAAAATAATTGATTGGAATATCAAAATGCCAAACAGCAGATTACATGTGAGTGACCAAGTGAAGTTTCAGATCATTTTGAAAGTGTCATGAAAAAGGATGTGGTTTAGCACTCGAAGGGAAATCCTTGATGGGTTCTGTCATTGCATACAGATGATTAGATCATCCTTAGAGAATCTGAAAGGTTGTCCTGGAAATCTTACTGTAAATAAGGAGTTCTGTAAAGCTTGCTTTAAAGGTCCAGTTTCAAACATTCACAAAACATACAGTGGAacttaaatttcaatattttaatattatcagatgaaaagatttaacttttgtttgttttatatttttccaaatcctaaaacattttttattgctgGGTTTTTAATGAGATGGGGAAAAAATCCCCTCGCTGACTTTTGGACATGCTTTTGTGATCAGAGTGCTGAAGTCAtgaatgtgaaagtgaaagtgaagtgacatgtggccaagtatggtgacccatactcagaatttgtgttcttTAACCCCTCTATGAGTTTATAAGAATCACATGGGTATGAGTTTCATTGGCCATGCTAAAAGTAGCTGCTTTGTGGTTACAGGGAACCGCTTGGTGGAGAGATGTGGAAGAGACCCAGAACATCTTTGTACCCCCTGTGAACCTGACACTTACACAACCAGTCATGAATACTACTGTTTGAGATGTACCCAGTGCATAGGTATGATCCAGTTTTACATCCTCAATGCCATTTTAGTTAAGCAAATGAAAATTTAAGGTTaggatataaattattttattgatctGCATCATCATGAGCTTTGACACTGTATGTGCTTCATACTGAGTACATAATGCATACATAACGTCATACTGACTGAGCTTTAATATTTCTGTTACACGTTTGCAGGTAAACAGTTTACGCTTAAACAGTGCACTATCAGCAGCGATACCGTCTGTGGATGCAAGGCCGGATATCGGTGTGGAAATGACAAATGTTCTTTCTGTGTTACGGAATGCAAGGAGGGAGAGGAGCCAACCGAAGAACGTAAGAATTTAATCAAACTCCTTTTCTTGACCATCTCTGATTTAATAAGCTCTCAAGCTGTTTAATAGCAAATTACTTACTGTTTCGCtgtattattttcaattaaattctgTGGTTTAATGTTTGCAGGATCTTGCAGAAAATGTCCAGAGGGAAAATTCAACGATAAGATCCACAGTGTGTGCAAAGAatggacaaaaaaagaaaagtagagtttcttttatttatttatttatttattttatgtattttctcagaaatgcatTTGTCATAAATGTCATTCCAACTTTCGTCTTAATTCTCTAGTTGTCCTGATGGACAGACTTTGGTCAAAGGAAATGTTACCAGCGACAGTATGTGCACACATTTAGAAGGTAAGAAGTAAATACAGGAGAAGAACCTAACTTTGATGGCAAGCAACATACTGCTGCATAATCTAATGTTTTTGTCTACAGTTTTTGTTACAGAACCTAAACTTAACCAAAAAACTGATTTGATGGATAAAAAAGGTAAATGAGAatatctagtaaaaaaaaaataaaataaagaacataGCTTCATGTGCTCAAGTTAACTGGACTGCATAGCTTTCAATATGAATGTCAAATTCTAACCTCAAGGATAATTTTGTTTCTTCTAGAACCAAGAAAATGGCTTCCAGTTTACATTGCTGTAGGGATGGCAGGGTTTGCTGTCCTTTGTATCATAGTATCAGTGGTTGCATATGTAAaggcacaaaacaaaacagagaagCGAAAAACAGATACCCCTGACCAAGGTACTATTTAAACCTGTGTGTCCATTTTGTCTTTCTTATATGCCGTTCTTAGAATAAAACTACCTGTCacgtagggttgccaccttcagcGAGGCAAAATAAGGGACACCCATTCACCCttccccaacaaaaaaaaaaaaaaggaaaaagaaaaaggacCCAAATAATAAGTGAGGAACTCACAGCTCAACAATAAACCACAAGAAAACATGCTCCTGTATGTAAACTTGTCACAgaatacattattattgttatttttaattgtattattttacttataattattatttattattagtcttaGCCAGTTCTGCAGCTGTAACCTGTGATGAattgcttcttcttctttttttattattaatctgcTTAAATTAGGACTACAtcattatgtaattatttattccatttttttctaaataatttagcACTTAAATGCCATTAAATGGCAAATTGTATATgataaatatgatgatttattatttatgacCAATATAAATGTTCAAATGAATAAATAGGGACTAACATTAATTCTAATCTATTAATTCATCTGTctaagaatataataattatgtctACCAAGCTCTGATAATGTATGAAAGATTATATCAACAGACTATCcgaattttaataaaacaataggcCGTTACCTTTAGAAGCATGGATTTGTCTGTCACTCTAAAGGCCGGGTGGCAACCCTACTGTCATCATAATGTCTGAATTTACACTATTGCCATTCCTTTCTTTTAGACCCCTCAGAGTCCAGGATAATGGTTGTTGAGCAAGAAGACTGTAGTTTCCGTCATCCTGAGCAGGAACAGGGTGGCAGCTCAGAGTCCATCAATACGCAAGACTCAGAGTCTAAACTCATAGTGTGAGTTCACTAGACAGCCTTGATTTTCTTATCTGACTCTAGCATTGCTTCAAGAGCGAGAGGGCACAACCACTGAACATCTACTAAACTGTGAAATACATTCTTGACTGGGTGTCTGTCAGCTATTCCAGTTTGTGTAGAAGTGATAAATGGGAACAAAATGGGTAGTTTCACATCAGAGTTTTTAACTTCTGAAGTATAGTGCACCTTAATAACACATAGATGAGAGTTGGTTAATGTAGGTGTGCAGTAGCAGACAACACTtttatgagagtaggcgtcatcTACTGGCGCTTGAGTCACATTTACAGGTCAAAGCTCTCTTGAAATACCCTGGTGGGCTTCCCCACTTTTctgttaaaaacatcataaaaaaaataaataagtaaaagctCTTTGGACAGAGAACAAAGAGGATAACAGAAGAACAATGAGACCGTTTTAAATGGCATGTTTGCActttaactatttttaattaatagttcTTTGTCTGattgtttatatactgtatatataaatcagcAGAGAAAGCAGAGTAGTGTTGACTGATCTGGCATAACTAAACATTTTACCTCaagatttttgtgtttattttactgttttgtaCATATTAggatttaaaaataagtaaaattgtcAACTCAGGCCATTCTAAACCCTGGGTTTACAAAATCATGACTTGTTGCTTTTCATTCATTCACAGTTCAGTGTTAACCTGGGGTTAGGAATTGATTTAGAGAACTAGGTTTCGACTCAGGTTTCACATGATTCATTTGTAAATTCCGGGTTAAaattcttatttgcatatttgagtTGTCAATTCCATTGACTggataaactttaaattaaagtCTCGCTCATACACATCAGTTGGGCTTTTGCTATTTATTCCTGACTGTGCCTTCCAGTTTACCTTAAACAGACTTTttgctgtaaaattaaaatagtcTCTTTGCTCCAGTTAATGTGTTTTCATCAGTGTTTGACAGTTTCCCCTctcaaacactaaaataaaatagggCACTGAATATTGGGATAACTGTACAGACCGCATGAGTAATAAATGAGGCAAGTACTATTTAGGTTATAATTGGTGGTTTGTAGGCCGTTATGTTCTACTGTAAACATTGCATCGTTACACACTGTATACATTTTACTCTGCAATATGAGGAAACCAGACAAAAGATGACAACCTGGTGTTAAGGTCAGTGGGAAAAAACCTATATAATCAAATAGAATGCAATAACGACCCTGTGGCAATATGTATGTTGCACAGCTTGTGCTGTAGGCTATATTGTAAATACATTTGCTGTAAATCAAAACTCCCAGTTTACCCCAGGGGTCACAGAATCCATGCGTTAGGGACTTTCCTGTAGTAAGTTCATGAAGCAGATACTGAGGCCATTAAAAGTTACTGGGGACAAAATCCTCTAAAATTGCCAAAAACATTAAAGATTTGGAATTTATTTTCAGAGGTTTAATAGTACAAAAGGTAGCGTCTGATGGTTTTACAGAACTAATCAATTCTAAAATTGTTTAGTTGACTTTATATCCTGCTGACTCAGGGAGAGTTTCCTAATGACCtagtttgaaaaatatttactgCATCTGTTATTAATCTAGAGTTCACCTAGGGATCATGATGGATCTTTTTGGATAATGGCGTCATTTTCCTTCCACATCTAGACTCTAAACACACCATCCCCACATGCCAAGTTAATTCACTCTGCAGCCACAAAAAACCCAACAACCTTATTTGGTTCCAGGGAGGTTTTCTGAGGCCGTTAGGATGAAACAAAACAGCTGGTGGTTGAGCAATGTGACGATGGTACTTGTCTTTAACTTCCACAAAAAGTCAAGCTGTTTAATGTCAGTTTATGCATCACTACTGCATTTATGTAAAACCCTACACCAAGTTTATAAGACAGCTCTCCCtcttgtaaataaaaattaaaaaaaatcccttcAGTTTCATTTTGTGGGAAGATGAGGTCTCTGTGGAACTTGATGTTCAAGGTGCTTCCCGCAGAGATTTGCATGAATTTGTTGGTATTAGGGAAAGTCTTAACCTCTGCCTACAgtctaaattaaatgtaaaagtaaaaagtgcTTATTGATGTACATCAAGAAAGATATGATAACATATATTCTTAGCACTCAGCATCAGTACAAAATACAAGAAAACACATGGAAGTTTAAAAGTTAAAGTTTCCTCCAGTTTGGTAAAGCTACTGTAGGGCATTTATCTACAGACTATGCTGATGTACACCGCAAAGAAGGAGTCTTTGAGACTGAAGGAGTCAGTCTCGTAAACCGgtgaatattcaaataatattaagaatactaaacttttttttttttttacagtgtgaaagCAGGACTTTATACAAATAAGAGACATTATTACATACTGAAGGCAACCATTAGAAACTAAAATAGCACTTTGGGCAAATTAAAACTAGTTTAGTTCCGGGAATACAGGAATTAAAAAAGAATGCTTGATTAAATATCTTAAGAGATCAAGAGTCATGTAGAAAAACTCCAATGAGGATCACTCAACCATGTGCCAACATCAAAGCGTAGTATCACTTCAGGTTTTCCCAGAAGTCAAAAGTGTAATATCAAGTACCGCTAGTGGGAGCTTTCCCTCTGTGGTGAGACACTAGCCTCTAACCAGAAGgtcaataaaaatgaaacaaactaaTAGTGCATGGCATGACAAACAGATGTTTAGTAGTAATAGCATTATCTGGATGGAGTGTCCCTgtttttttcaagttcaagtggATTTGTTGAATAAAAAAGTATCCCTCTTGGAGAAAGCAGAAGACTGGAAAACCCCAAACTCCCAGGACGTGCATGCATTTCTTTAAACTAATTTGGTTATCAATTcattatttcagttgatttcacaCTTTTATACTGTATGCCCATCATCATTGTTGCTTGCAGTTCTCTTTCTGTTTTGCATTTTCCTTTTTCTCCTTGGGCTTTACTCGTCCCAGTTTGTCACTCTGTCGTTTCGTGGGGGGCACAAATGTAGGTTCTTCCATGGGGCTGTTCAAACCTATTTGTGATGTTTGATTTTGACATAAACCTGTAAatgaacaatttatatttattcctTGCATAAATATATTAGAAGTTGTTGTGTTATGTAAATAAATCAAACCTCCATTCATTTGTTCTGATTCAGCTGAATACTTTTGAAAGGTGGGGTCCAGCTCTTTAGCAATATATCTGATGGCTTGCTGTTGCCTGTGGTGACACCAAAGGATGTTAAATGATATTACCTGAAAATGAAGCAGTAATTCATAGAGAAAGGAGTGATTTACATTGTCACAAAAATCTGACTAGGGAGTTGATTGTCTGGGATGAAGTCATCAAATGGGGAATGAAGACCTTCGGAATCCAGTCTGTGCCTCTGAATATAAAAACAGCGAAATTCTaaatcaacattttttgtacattGAACACATGGTAAAGATGGAGCTTGTGACCACAGTTGCTATTGGGATGTGCACTCCAGTTCAACAGCACTAATATCAGAATGACCTGTCCCAAAGAGATGCTTGGACAAGGCAGTTCTGCAGAGGTGACATTTGAAACTTTCAGATGGTTGGAATGTTTGCACAATAATAAAAGATAGTGTCACTCTAAAACTGACTACCTGTCTGTCACATGTTGCTCTCTCATTCTCCCAGTATTCTCGAACAGGTTCCAGCTCACGAGACCTCTGTTTAGCCTTAAGCTCCTGTTTCTGCATGGAACGTGCAATTTCCTGCACCAAAATGACAAATGAATATTCACCCCTATTCATGTGATGGGAAAGCAGCCCTCTCATTTAAGCTCTGCTTACCTCATCTTGAGCAACCTGTGCTACTATGAAATCTCCAATAGGACAGTCCCTTCTAAGAGGAGAGGTATCTTGCTGAGTCTATGAAAGAACAAAACAATTCTGcatattttcactttattttaggaATTTTTACTACTGTTACTGATATGGATATTAAACAGACATTTGCTGCAGAGCACTAATAGAGCTGGGTGTTATGATGGTACATACCAGGGGTGTCCAGTTCTGCTCCTGAAGGGCCACCTTCCAGCAGTGTTTAGCACtagccctaattaaacacacctgaagcagttCATCAGGAACACTAAAAACCTACAGGTGTGTTAGAACTAAACTTGGCAGgaaagtggccctccaggagccaTATTGCTCAGCGTACACAATATACCGGTGGTTTTCTATCATGTTCCTGGAGCTCCTCAACACTAAACAGTTTGAATATCTCCTTTACCTGACAGTCCAATTTCTTAGGGGTCTTTCTCACTGGCAGTTTAGTGCGGAACGGGGCACAGTTCGCATGAAAAATCGCTAACGTGAACGCTGTCATCGGACGCTGTTGTGCGCTGTTGTGTGGTTCACATGAATGTGCAAGCAACACGGACTCGGGTGCGCACTTGGTAACTGTCAATATCATTGTTTCCAAAACACACTAGATAGCCGAGGTTgattccacacactcctaaaagttaaaattaaattaattaaaattaataataataataaaccaaaacTGCAGTAGATATATTTGGTCCTGTAGCTCCCCTCTTCAGCTgatctctcctcctcttcctgaaTCCTGTGGGCCAGCTCCTCATCCAGTAGCACTTGCTCCAGCTCTCCCAAGTCAAGAGCAGCCATTCCACTCCTAAGAGCAGGTTCTGGCAGGTGACCAGTGCAGAATCACAACCAGATAATGTGAAGATGGGACACAGGGTTTTAAGACCACCATCACCTTCAGCCAGATGGGCCTTACCCATAGGTGTCTAATCCTGCTCTCTTTGATGGCAACTGTCCCACAGAGTATAGCTCCAAAACACCCAGTAATCCCGAAGACCTTATGGTTCAGGTGTTTAATTAGGGCTGGAGCAAATTTCTGCTGCAAGGTGGCCCTTCGGGTCGGGGTCAGGATTGAACACTTTTGGCCAAGACAGTTGAATGTTGATTTCCATTCGATTAAACTCATTAGGAATCTTACTGGGTGGATTACAGCCATATAAACTTACCTCAAAGGACACACAAAGTAAGGGTCAAATCAAATAGAAAATGCAAGACGAAATCTAGAAAAAACAAGAATATTTAACGCTGAGGTACTGAAAAGGAGAAACTGACGAGAAAGAGAAGCAGATGAGATTTTGAGGTTTTTGAGAAACAAGGATGAGATCAAGTCTCAGTGGAGAAGGGATAAAGCTTGAGAAAAGGagatgtcacaaaaaaaaaaaaaaaatggctcaaCTCCCGAGATGTACACTGGAGGCACACAGGAATGGACAGGAGTTCTTTTTTACTGATTGGAAAGCAATGAATAGATGTAGGGACAGGCTTGGCCACACTGTAGAGCTCAGAGAGGGGTTACCTGCTCTGGAAGAGCACCCACTGCAAAACTGGAGTCTTTGCATCCGTCTCTCCTCCCTCTTGCTCTCCCTCTCCAACTCTTCCTCTGTGCTTGATCACTCTTCCTCGAAGGTCTGCCAGCTCTCACTTTGACTTTGCCTCACTCTACACTCTCTACACCTGTGGCCTCGGTCTATCCTCCTTTCATCCTCCATAGAacttttcaaacagaaaacaaacatgtgtgaaCTGGACTTTGGATTAGTCATGTTTTGTGGGGCTTAAAAAGCAAATGAAGCAGTTGACTATATGTCATACTGTCATACAAAATAACCCGTGGTGTCACATTATTTTAGTGCAAATCAAATGCAGGAACAACAATTTGACTAGACAAAGAAGATGCATGTGACAAGGCGTTGAGACATAGTCATGATCATAGTCATTTATCAACATGATCTTTCGCAATTTAGGCTTTTAATAATCAAATCAGACTCAATCCAGATGATTTAGTTTATAGTTATACTGTGGGGTTCAGGTTAAGTGTCAATGCAAGCGCGGCCCCCCTTGACATGTTATTTAGATTTATCACTCCTAATAGTCTACACAATTTATGTCCATTATGAAAGAAAATACTGAATGCAGTAaccaataaatgtaaatgtattttatgttcaGAAATGCAGCTGTCACACAACAGAAACAGTGTCAGTGTGAACACAACAGGAGCCTGCTGTCACAAAAGAGCGGCCTACCTAATAAAACTGTTTAAGAAATTCCACTTCATAAAAACACTTGAATGGATTTTGTTACAGAAAAGTATTTTACCTCTACCATCTTTATTTTGGTAAGTGC
This Carassius gibelio isolate Cgi1373 ecotype wild population from Czech Republic chromosome A23, carGib1.2-hapl.c, whole genome shotgun sequence DNA region includes the following protein-coding sequences:
- the LOC127944894 gene encoding uncharacterized protein LOC127944894 isoform X2, which produces MVETQQDTSPLRRDCPIGDFIVAQVAQDEEIARSMQKQELKAKQRSRELEPVREYWENERATCDRQRHRLDSEGLHSPFDDFIPDNQLPSQIFVTMQQQAIRYIAKELDPTFQKYSAESEQMNGGLCQNQTSQIGLNSPMEEPTFVPPTKRQSDKLGRVKPKEKKENAKQKENCKQQ
- the LOC127944894 gene encoding uncharacterized protein LOC127944894 isoform X1; this encodes MVETQQDTSPLRRDCPIGDFIVAQVAQDEEIARSMQKQELKAKQRSRELEPVREYWENERATCDRQRHRLDSEGLHSPFDDFIPDNQLPSQIFVTMQQQAIRYIAKELDPTFQKYSAESEQMNGGLIYLHNTTTSNIFMQGININCSFTGLCQNQTSQIGLNSPMEEPTFVPPTKRQSDKLGRVKPKEKKENAKQKENCKQQ
- the LOC127944893 gene encoding tumor necrosis factor receptor superfamily member 9 isoform X1, whose product is MLAATRRLPKFLLIFSLVLNCSIGADTGCDDWTLNGSDVCCKKCKPGNRLVERCGRDPEHLCTPCEPDTYTTSHEYYCLRCTQCIGKQFTLKQCTISSDTVCGCKAGYRCGNDKCSFCVTECKEGEEPTEERSCRKCPEGKFNDKIHSVCKEWTKKENCPDGQTLVKGNVTSDSMCTHLEVFVTEPKLNQKTDLMDKKEPRKWLPVYIAVGMAGFAVLCIIVSVVAYVKAQNKTEKRKTDTPDQDPSESRIMVVEQEDCSFRHPEQEQGGSSESINTQDSESKLIV
- the LOC127944893 gene encoding tumor necrosis factor receptor superfamily member 4 isoform X2, with translation MLAATRRLPKFLLIFSLVLNCSIGADTGCDDWTLNGSDVCCKKCKPGNRLVERCGRDPEHLCTPCEPDTYTTSHEYYCLRCTQCIGKQFTLKQCTISSDTVCGCKAGYRCGNDKCSFCVTECKEGEEPTEERSCRKCPEGKFNDKIHSVCKEWTKKENCPDGQTLVKGNVTSDSMCTHLEVFVTEPKLNQKTDLMDKKEPRKWLPVYIAVGMAGFAVLCIIVSVVAYVKAQNKTEKRKTDTPDQGLPPSARQNKGHPFTLPQQKKKKGKRKRTQIISEELTAQQ